A single window of Limnothrix sp. FACHB-406 DNA harbors:
- a CDS encoding diguanylate cyclase domain-containing protein, whose product MRNSITARTDANVAASYPSLSSSPLSHPIASPDMESSRKHYSLLIVDDTPDNVDLLRRYLMRFKKFRIQSVENGQLALEYLQNVPPKDHPDLILMDVVMPKLNGFETYRALQTLYPDWDVPVIFMTGLSDLSSKLEGLELGAVDYIIKPFQKEEVLARIELQLRLLDLTRQLRAKNEELEREVAERQRVEATLLTVNLELERLATSDGLTQVANRRCFDTTINREWQRLAQDHRPMSLVLCDVDYFKRFNDHYGHQAGDDCLIQVARTLQDGTRRATDLVARYGGEEFAILLPDTDLTMAVEVIDRLRRAIENLKIPHERSEASPWVTISLGLACQFPKMGNTPQNLIAAADAALYEAKQQGRNTYCKRYLLES is encoded by the coding sequence ATGCGCAATTCGATCACCGCCCGCACCGATGCCAATGTTGCGGCCAGTTACCCATCACTCTCATCCAGTCCTCTCTCCCACCCGATCGCATCGCCAGACATGGAGTCCAGCCGCAAACACTACTCACTGTTGATCGTTGACGACACTCCCGACAACGTGGATCTGTTGCGGCGCTACCTGATGCGCTTCAAGAAATTTCGCATTCAAAGTGTTGAAAACGGTCAACTGGCCCTTGAATATCTGCAAAATGTGCCACCTAAGGATCATCCTGACCTGATTTTGATGGATGTGGTGATGCCAAAGCTGAACGGGTTTGAGACCTATCGCGCTTTGCAAACCCTTTACCCTGACTGGGATGTGCCCGTGATCTTCATGACGGGCCTTTCGGACTTGTCCAGCAAGCTCGAAGGGTTGGAACTGGGCGCAGTGGACTACATCATCAAGCCCTTCCAAAAAGAAGAAGTCTTGGCCCGTATTGAGCTGCAATTGCGGCTTTTGGACTTGACCCGGCAGTTACGCGCCAAAAATGAAGAACTGGAGCGGGAGGTGGCGGAGCGGCAGCGGGTGGAAGCCACGCTGTTGACGGTGAATTTGGAACTGGAGCGCCTGGCCACCAGCGACGGCCTGACGCAGGTGGCAAACCGCCGCTGCTTTGACACCACGATTAATCGCGAATGGCAACGCCTGGCCCAGGATCATCGTCCAATGTCGTTGGTGCTCTGTGATGTGGACTATTTCAAGCGCTTCAACGACCATTACGGTCATCAAGCGGGCGACGATTGTTTGATTCAAGTGGCCCGCACCTTGCAGGATGGCACACGCCGGGCGACGGATTTGGTGGCTCGCTATGGGGGGGAAGAGTTCGCGATTCTGTTGCCAGACACGGACTTGACGATGGCAGTGGAGGTGATCGATCGACTGCGACGGGCGATCGAGAACTTAAAAATTCCCCACGAGCGATCGGAAGCTAGCCCCTGGGTCACGATCAGTTTGGGCTTAGCCTGTCAGTTTCCCAAAATGGGCAATACTCCCCAAAATCTGATCGCCGCCGCCGATGCGGCCCTCTATGAGGCCAAACAGCAAGGGCGCAATACCTACTGCAAGCGCTATCTCTTGGAGAGTTAG
- the rfbC gene encoding dTDP-4-dehydrorhamnose 3,5-epimerase: MNVTPTEIPDVLLIEPRVFGDDRGFFYESFNSRTFAEKTGLDVTFVQDNHSKSVKNVLRGLHYQVQQPQGKLVRAGAGALFDVAVDIRRGSPTFGQWVGYELSAENKRQLWIPPGFAHGFLTLTDTAELLYKATDFYCPAGDRSILWNDPQINIAWNLDGEPILSGKDQAAKPLAEADLFEYGQI, translated from the coding sequence ATGAACGTCACGCCGACCGAGATTCCCGATGTTTTGCTGATTGAGCCGAGGGTCTTTGGAGACGATCGCGGCTTTTTTTATGAGAGCTTCAACAGTCGCACCTTCGCTGAAAAAACCGGCCTTGATGTGACCTTCGTGCAGGACAACCATTCCAAGTCCGTGAAAAACGTGCTGCGCGGCCTGCACTACCAGGTGCAGCAGCCCCAAGGCAAATTGGTGCGGGCCGGAGCCGGGGCGCTGTTTGATGTGGCGGTGGATATTCGGCGCGGGTCGCCCACCTTTGGTCAATGGGTGGGCTATGAGCTGAGTGCCGAAAACAAGCGCCAACTCTGGATTCCGCCGGGATTCGCCCATGGGTTCCTCACCCTGACCGATACGGCGGAATTGCTCTATAAGGCGACGGATTTCTATTGCCCAGCGGGCGATCGCTCGATTTTGTGGAACGATCCGCAAATCAACATTGCCTGGAACCTGGATGGCGAACCGATCCTGTCGGGCAAAGACCAGGCGGCCAAACCCTTGGCGGAAGCAGATCTGTTTGAGTACGGGCAAATCTAG
- the rfbD gene encoding dTDP-4-dehydrorhamnose reductase, protein MRILLTGAQGQLGEALQPVLGAIGELTAAGRDQVNLANTAQLYDAVMALQPDLIVNAAAYTAVDKAETEADLAMAVNGTAPGILAQAAKDLGGRLIHVSTDYVFNGQQGRPYRETDPTDPLGSYGRSKLAGETAILATAPGQSAIVRTAWVYGAGKTGNFVKTMIRLATDRPELRVVADQIGSPTWTRDLAGAIGQLAGCLDADTAGVYHYTNSGAVSWYDFAVAIIEETRALGLELAVERIVPIATEDYPTPAQRPSYSVLWGGKLAALLGSPAPHWRASLRQMLPELLNR, encoded by the coding sequence ATGCGGATTTTATTGACGGGCGCACAGGGGCAGTTGGGCGAGGCCCTGCAACCGGTGTTGGGGGCGATCGGGGAGCTGACGGCGGCCGGGCGCGATCAGGTCAACCTGGCCAACACCGCCCAGCTCTACGACGCGGTGATGGCGCTCCAGCCGGATTTGATTGTGAATGCCGCCGCCTACACGGCCGTGGACAAGGCGGAAACCGAAGCCGACTTGGCGATGGCCGTCAACGGAACGGCCCCCGGAATTTTGGCCCAAGCAGCCAAGGATTTGGGCGGGCGACTGATCCATGTGTCCACCGATTACGTGTTCAACGGGCAGCAGGGGCGACCCTACCGGGAAACCGACCCCACCGATCCGCTGGGCAGCTACGGGCGATCGAAGTTGGCTGGGGAAACGGCGATCTTAGCCACGGCTCCAGGCCAGAGCGCGATCGTCCGCACCGCCTGGGTCTATGGCGCGGGCAAAACCGGCAACTTTGTGAAAACGATGATTCGGCTGGCGACCGATCGCCCGGAACTGCGGGTGGTGGCGGATCAAATTGGTTCACCCACTTGGACGCGGGACTTGGCCGGGGCGATCGGGCAGCTTGCCGGCTGCCTGGATGCCGACACCGCCGGGGTCTACCACTACACCAACAGCGGGGCCGTTAGCTGGTATGACTTTGCCGTGGCGATCATCGAAGAGACCCGCGCCCTGGGGCTGGAACTTGCGGTGGAGCGGATCGTCCCGATCGCCACGGAGGATTACCCAACCCCAGCCCAGCGCCCATCCTATTCAGTGCTGTGGGGCGGCAAGTTGGCGGCGTTGCTCGGCAGTCCGGCTCCCCATTGGCGGGCCAGCCTCCGCCAAATGCTGCCAGAACTGCTGAACCGCTAG
- a CDS encoding glucose-1-phosphate thymidylyltransferase, with amino-acid sequence MKALILSGGKGTRLRPLTYTGAKQLVPVANKPILWYGIERIVAAGITDIGIIISPETGDEVREKTGDGSRFGANITYILQEHPSGLAHAVSVGQEFLGDSPFIMYLGDNVIQADLGQFIDQFKKPGVDSVIILREVPDPRAFGVAEVDAAGRVIRLVEKPKNPPSNLAMVGIYFFQPVIHEAIAQIQPSARGELEIVDAIQKLIDTGKTVEACTLEGWWLDTGKKDDLLETNRIILDTDLQPWNYGEVDESSKIIGRVEIGKGSKVVNSTVRGPAVIGENCTIENCYIGPYSSISDRAHLVDVDLDHSVVLEGAEIVGVTERIIDSVIGQRVKLHVGPKRPKALRFMIGDDSHIELT; translated from the coding sequence ATGAAAGCCTTGATTCTTTCGGGTGGCAAAGGAACCCGCCTGCGACCCCTGACCTATACGGGTGCAAAACAGCTCGTGCCGGTGGCCAATAAGCCGATTCTTTGGTATGGCATCGAGCGAATTGTGGCGGCAGGCATTACCGATATTGGGATTATTATCAGCCCGGAAACCGGCGACGAAGTGCGCGAAAAAACCGGCGATGGCAGTCGGTTTGGCGCAAACATTACCTATATTTTGCAAGAGCATCCATCGGGGCTAGCCCATGCGGTTTCCGTGGGGCAAGAATTCCTTGGTGACTCGCCATTCATCATGTATTTGGGCGATAACGTGATCCAAGCGGATTTGGGGCAGTTTATCGACCAATTTAAAAAGCCCGGTGTGGATTCGGTGATTATCCTGCGGGAAGTGCCCGATCCGCGTGCCTTTGGGGTGGCAGAAGTGGACGCGGCGGGGCGAGTGATTCGGTTGGTAGAAAAACCGAAAAATCCCCCCTCGAATTTGGCGATGGTCGGGATCTATTTCTTCCAGCCGGTGATTCACGAGGCGATCGCCCAAATTCAACCCTCAGCCCGGGGCGAATTGGAAATTGTGGACGCGATTCAAAAGCTGATTGATACGGGCAAAACCGTTGAGGCTTGCACCCTTGAAGGCTGGTGGTTGGACACCGGTAAAAAGGATGATTTGCTGGAAACCAACCGAATTATTCTCGATACCGATTTGCAGCCTTGGAACTATGGCGAAGTCGATGAATCGAGCAAAATTATCGGGCGGGTGGAAATTGGTAAAGGCTCAAAGGTCGTCAATTCCACGGTGCGCGGCCCGGCGGTAATTGGCGAGAATTGCACGATCGAGAATTGCTACATTGGCCCCTACAGCAGCATCAGCGATCGCGCCCATTTGGTGGATGTGGATTTGGATCACAGCGTGGTCTTGGAAGGGGCGGAAATTGTGGGCGTAACGGAGCGAATTATCGACAGCGTGATCGGTCAACGGGTGAAGCTCCACGTGGGGCCAAAACGCCCGAAAGCCCTCCGCTTCATGATCGGTGACGACTCCCATATCGAATTAACCTAA
- a CDS encoding glycosyltransferase has product MPIFYFVIVNYWCGESIAQLLRSLAQDSPDQNYQILIVNNSPEDRSLDSFSTEFAHCTILEAGENLGFGRACNRAIAWVADRDPGAIVWLINPDAWLPVGTMAAARSLLSQIDWAIVGTAIDQPDGRPEFRGGRFDRRSGLIEPIAQEAPTDPKIQPTDWVSGCSLLINLAAFRVLPQFDRRFFLYYEDFEFCRRYARQGYPVAIAPSLRVIHATSTVTGRQPERKLRWSIGGYLLALAIHGSRWALVYRLARILISAIAQWPQHPARSRAKLQGVADAWQSWQSTRNGSPRR; this is encoded by the coding sequence ATGCCGATTTTTTATTTCGTGATTGTGAATTATTGGTGTGGGGAATCGATCGCCCAATTATTACGATCGCTTGCCCAAGATAGCCCCGACCAGAATTACCAAATCCTGATCGTCAATAATTCACCGGAGGATCGATCGCTTGATTCCTTCAGCACTGAATTTGCCCATTGCACAATCCTGGAAGCCGGCGAGAATTTGGGATTTGGGCGGGCCTGCAATCGGGCGATCGCCTGGGTGGCCGATCGCGATCCAGGGGCGATCGTCTGGCTGATTAATCCCGATGCTTGGCTCCCGGTGGGAACCATGGCAGCGGCCCGATCGCTCCTGAGCCAGATCGATTGGGCAATTGTGGGCACGGCGATCGACCAGCCCGACGGCCGGCCAGAGTTTCGGGGCGGCCGGTTCGATCGGCGATCGGGCCTCATCGAGCCGATCGCCCAAGAAGCCCCCACCGATCCCAAAATTCAGCCCACGGATTGGGTCAGTGGATGCAGCTTGTTGATTAATTTGGCGGCGTTTCGGGTGTTGCCCCAGTTCGATCGCCGCTTCTTTTTGTATTACGAAGATTTCGAGTTTTGCCGCCGCTATGCCCGCCAAGGCTACCCGGTGGCGATCGCCCCAAGTCTGCGGGTGATTCATGCCACCTCCACCGTCACGGGTCGCCAGCCAGAGCGGAAACTGCGCTGGTCGATCGGGGGCTATCTGTTGGCCCTGGCGATTCACGGCAGCCGTTGGGCGCTGGTCTATCGGTTGGCGCGGATTTTGATCAGCGCGATCGCCCAGTGGCCGCAGCATCCCGCCCGATCGCGCGCCAAGCTCCAGGGCGTGGCCGATGCTTGGCAAAGTTGGCAATCCACACGCAACGGCTCCCCACGGCGCTAA
- a CDS encoding glycosyltransferase family 39 protein: protein MLDLRLTRSLPEPLRSWMGRLAALDDRGRGWLGLAWVLLVWAIALFWHSGSVGLVDETEPMFSEAARQMTVTGDWITPYFNGATRFDKPPLIYWLTAITYKILGVNEWAVRLPSGLAALATIGLAFATLWRFSVTGEARQQAPWRPWLVGAIGAGTIAFSPHMIIWGRVGVSDMLLTGCISTALLAFFWGYASDRPQVKTLAYGGCYLAMALGVLTKGPIGVVLPGLIILAFGLYLGEFKQLWKEAKPLWGLLLVALLSVPWFVLVILANGDAYVESFFGYHNIDRFTRVVNQHSAPWFFYFIVVAWGFAPWSVYLPIALGRLEIWRRKWWLRRSRAERLPLFAGAWFLGVFGFFTIAVTKLPSYVVPLMPAGGLLVALLWRDLLSGDLAPRRSMPRPGLSEPPIATEDVVSPGFHRTAIAAVVVMGILAIALSAQNLWLPLIKDPTMPRIREVLIESGAITRGAIDWAIAAVFGAVMIYRRRYRWLWLITWVGGVLFFVGTIVPVTFALDSQRQLPLRILSTDVIRVRQPEEELMMVGFAKPSVVFYTQQIVNFSQRATPLIEGEREALKINPNPKPTTVLLLGDRKKLAETGLDQVGQPIAAAGSYQLFRVDRRAFANHQPPTDPDD from the coding sequence ATGCTGGACTTGCGCTTAACTCGATCGCTGCCGGAGCCGTTGCGCTCTTGGATGGGGCGGCTGGCGGCTTTGGACGATCGGGGGCGGGGCTGGCTGGGCCTGGCTTGGGTGCTGCTGGTTTGGGCGATCGCCTTGTTTTGGCACTCGGGCAGCGTGGGGTTGGTGGACGAAACGGAGCCGATGTTTTCGGAAGCGGCCCGCCAAATGACCGTGACCGGCGATTGGATCACGCCCTATTTCAACGGAGCGACCCGCTTCGACAAGCCCCCGTTGATCTATTGGCTGACGGCGATCACCTACAAAATTTTGGGCGTGAATGAGTGGGCCGTGCGGTTGCCCTCGGGATTGGCGGCCCTGGCGACGATCGGCCTGGCCTTTGCCACCCTCTGGCGCTTTTCCGTCACTGGCGAGGCGCGTCAACAAGCCCCTTGGCGACCCTGGCTGGTGGGGGCGATCGGGGCTGGGACGATCGCCTTTTCACCCCACATGATCATCTGGGGCCGGGTTGGCGTATCCGATATGTTGCTCACCGGCTGCATCAGCACCGCCCTGCTGGCCTTCTTTTGGGGCTATGCCAGCGATCGCCCCCAGGTCAAAACCCTGGCCTATGGGGGCTGCTACCTGGCCATGGCCCTCGGCGTACTCACCAAAGGGCCGATCGGGGTGGTGCTGCCGGGGCTGATTATTCTGGCTTTTGGGCTATATCTCGGGGAATTCAAGCAGCTCTGGAAGGAAGCGAAGCCGCTCTGGGGTTTGCTGCTGGTGGCGTTGCTATCCGTGCCCTGGTTCGTGCTGGTGATTTTGGCCAATGGGGATGCCTATGTTGAATCCTTCTTTGGCTACCACAACATTGATCGCTTCACCCGCGTGGTCAACCAGCATTCGGCTCCCTGGTTTTTCTATTTCATTGTGGTGGCTTGGGGCTTTGCGCCTTGGTCGGTCTATCTACCGATCGCCCTGGGCCGGCTGGAAATTTGGCGGCGCAAGTGGTGGCTGCGGCGATCGCGGGCGGAACGGTTGCCCCTGTTCGCGGGTGCTTGGTTTTTGGGGGTGTTTGGCTTTTTCACGATCGCCGTGACCAAGTTGCCCAGCTACGTGGTGCCCTTGATGCCGGCCGGTGGATTGCTGGTGGCGTTGCTGTGGCGGGACTTGCTGAGTGGAGACTTGGCTCCCCGTCGATCGATGCCCCGGCCGGGGTTGAGCGAACCGCCGATCGCCACGGAAGATGTGGTGTCGCCGGGATTCCACCGCACGGCGATCGCTGCCGTCGTCGTGATGGGCATTTTGGCGATCGCCCTCAGTGCCCAAAACCTCTGGCTCCCGTTGATCAAGGATCCGACCATGCCCCGAATTCGGGAGGTGCTGATCGAATCCGGAGCCATTACGCGGGGGGCGATCGATTGGGCGATCGCTGCTGTCTTCGGTGCGGTGATGATTTACCGGCGGCGCTATCGCTGGCTGTGGCTGATCACGTGGGTGGGTGGCGTGCTGTTTTTCGTGGGCACGATCGTGCCGGTGACCTTTGCCCTCGATTCCCAACGTCAATTGCCCCTGCGGATCCTGTCGACGGACGTAATTCGGGTGCGGCAACCGGAGGAAGAGTTGATGATGGTGGGGTTTGCCAAACCGAGTGTGGTGTTCTACACCCAGCAAATCGTTAACTTCTCCCAACGGGCGACTCCGTTAATTGAAGGAGAGCGGGAAGCGCTCAAAATTAACCCCAACCCCAAACCGACCACGGTGTTGTTGTTGGGCGATCGCAAAAAATTGGCGGAAACCGGTTTAGACCAAGTGGGTCAACCGATCGCCGCCGCGGGTTCCTATCAATTATTCCGGGTCGATCGGCGTGCCTTCGCCAACCACCAACCGCCCACCGATCCAGACGATTAA
- the psaA gene encoding photosystem I core protein PsaA, with translation MTISPPEREAKVKVSVDKNPVPTSFEKWGKPGHFDRTLARGPKTTTWIWNLHADAHDFDSHTSDLEDVSRKIFSAHFGHLAVVFVWLSGMYFHGARFSNYEAWLSDPTHIKPSAQVVWPIVGQEILNGDVGGGFHGIQITSGLFQMWRAAGFTNGDQLYVTAIGGLVMAALMLFAGWFHYHKAAPKLEWFQNVESAMNHHLAGLLGLGCLSWAGHQIHVSLPINHLLDSGVALKDIPLPHEFIQNKDLMAEIYPSFAQGLTPFFTLNWGAYADFLTFKGGLNPVTGGLWLSDTAHHHLALAVLFIVAGHMYRTNWGIGHSMKEILEAHKGPYTGQGHKGLYEIFNTSWHAQLAVNLAVLGSLTIVIAHHMYAMPPYPYIATDYPTQISLFTHHMWIGAFCIVGAGAHAAIFMVRDYDPAKNVDNLLDRVIRHRDAIISHLNWVCIFLGFHSFGLYIHNDTMRALGRPQDMFSDTGIQLQPVFAQWVQNLHALAPGNTAPNALEIVSHAFGGGIVAVGGKVAMMPITLGTADFMVHHIHAFTIHVTALILLKGVLYARSSRLIPDKANLGFRFPCDGPGRGGTCQVSGWDHVFLGLFWMYNSLSIVIFHFSWKMQSDVWGTVNPDGSVAHITAGNFAQSAITINGWLRDFLWAQASQVITSYGSALSAYGLLFLGAHFVWAFSLMFLFSGRGYWQELIESIVWAHNKLKVAPAIQPRALSITQGRAVGVAHYLLGGIVTTWSFFLARIISVSG, from the coding sequence ATGACGATTAGCCCTCCAGAGCGAGAGGCAAAAGTCAAGGTCTCGGTTGATAAGAATCCGGTTCCGACTTCTTTCGAGAAGTGGGGCAAGCCGGGTCACTTTGATCGAACTTTGGCTCGGGGTCCCAAGACGACGACTTGGATCTGGAACCTCCACGCTGACGCTCACGATTTTGATAGCCATACCAGCGACTTAGAAGACGTTTCGCGCAAAATTTTTAGCGCTCACTTCGGCCACTTGGCCGTGGTTTTCGTTTGGTTGAGCGGCATGTACTTCCATGGTGCACGCTTCTCGAACTACGAAGCCTGGTTGAGCGACCCGACTCATATCAAACCCAGCGCCCAAGTGGTTTGGCCGATTGTGGGCCAAGAAATCCTCAATGGCGACGTGGGCGGTGGATTCCACGGTATTCAAATCACCTCCGGTCTCTTCCAAATGTGGCGGGCCGCCGGTTTCACCAATGGCGATCAACTCTATGTGACCGCGATCGGTGGGCTGGTGATGGCTGCCCTGATGCTGTTTGCTGGCTGGTTCCACTACCACAAAGCAGCACCCAAGCTGGAATGGTTCCAAAATGTCGAATCGGCAATGAACCACCACCTGGCAGGCTTGCTGGGCTTGGGCTGCTTGAGCTGGGCTGGTCACCAAATCCACGTTTCTCTGCCCATCAACCACCTGCTGGATTCGGGTGTGGCGCTGAAGGATATTCCGCTGCCCCATGAATTCATCCAAAACAAGGATCTGATGGCGGAGATCTACCCGAGCTTTGCTCAGGGTCTGACCCCCTTCTTCACGCTGAACTGGGGCGCTTACGCCGATTTCCTCACCTTCAAGGGCGGTTTGAACCCCGTCACTGGTGGTCTGTGGCTGTCGGATACGGCTCACCACCACTTGGCTTTGGCTGTGCTCTTCATCGTGGCTGGTCACATGTACCGCACGAACTGGGGCATTGGTCATTCCATGAAGGAAATCCTGGAAGCCCACAAGGGCCCTTACACCGGCCAAGGCCACAAGGGTCTCTACGAAATCTTCAATACCTCGTGGCATGCGCAACTGGCCGTTAACTTGGCTGTGTTGGGTTCGCTGACGATTGTGATCGCGCACCACATGTACGCGATGCCCCCTTACCCCTACATTGCGACGGATTACCCGACGCAGATCTCGCTGTTCACCCACCACATGTGGATTGGCGCGTTCTGCATCGTGGGTGCTGGCGCTCACGCGGCGATCTTCATGGTTCGTGACTACGATCCGGCGAAGAACGTTGATAACTTGCTCGATCGCGTGATTCGTCACCGCGATGCGATCATCTCGCACCTGAACTGGGTGTGCATTTTCCTGGGCTTCCACAGCTTCGGTCTGTACATCCATAACGACACGATGCGTGCTTTGGGTCGTCCCCAAGACATGTTCTCGGATACCGGTATTCAGTTGCAGCCGGTGTTTGCGCAATGGGTGCAAAACCTGCACGCCCTTGCGCCTGGTAACACGGCTCCTAATGCCTTGGAAATCGTCAGCCACGCTTTTGGCGGCGGCATCGTGGCGGTGGGTGGCAAGGTGGCAATGATGCCGATCACCCTGGGTACGGCGGACTTCATGGTTCACCATATCCATGCGTTCACGATTCACGTGACGGCGCTGATTCTCCTGAAGGGCGTGCTGTATGCGCGTTCGTCTCGCTTGATCCCCGATAAGGCGAACTTGGGCTTCCGGTTCCCTTGCGATGGTCCGGGTCGTGGCGGTACTTGCCAAGTGTCCGGTTGGGATCACGTGTTCCTCGGTCTGTTCTGGATGTATAACTCGCTGTCGATCGTGATCTTCCACTTCTCCTGGAAGATGCAATCGGATGTGTGGGGCACGGTGAACCCTGATGGGTCGGTGGCTCATATCACGGCGGGCAACTTCGCTCAAAGCGCCATTACCATCAATGGTTGGCTGCGTGACTTCCTGTGGGCGCAAGCTTCGCAGGTGATCACCTCCTATGGTTCGGCTCTGTCGGCCTATGGTCTGCTGTTCCTGGGTGCTCACTTTGTGTGGGCGTTCAGCCTGATGTTCCTGTTCAGCGGTCGCGGCTACTGGCAAGAACTGATTGAGTCGATCGTGTGGGCGCACAACAAGCTGAAGGTGGCTCCGGCGATCCAACCCCGTGCTCTGAGCATCACTCAGGGTCGTGCGGTGGGTGTTGCTCACTACCTGCTTGGCGGCATTGTGACCACTTGGTCGTTCTTCCTGGCTCGAATTATTTCGGTCAGCGGCTAA
- the psaB gene encoding photosystem I core protein PsaB gives MATKFPKFSQDLAADPTTRRIWYGIATAHDFESHDGMTEENLYQKIFASHFGHLAIIFLWTSGNLFHVAWQGNFEQWVKDPLNVRPIAHAIWDPHFGQAAVDAFTQAGASGPVNIAFSGVYHWWYTIGMRTVGDLYQGAVFLLVLAALMLFAGWLHLQPKFRPSLSWFKNAESRLNHHLAGLFGVSSLAWTGHLVHVAIPESRGVHVGWDNFLSVAPHPAGLAPFFTGNWGVYAENPDTAGHVFGTAQGAGSAILTFLGGFHPQTEALWLTDIAHHHLAIAVIFIVAGHMYRTNFGIGHSIKEILEAHKPPSGKLGDAHKGLFDTLNNSLHFQLALALASLGVVTSLVAQHMYSMPSYAFIAKDFTTQAALFTHHEYIAGFLMVGAFAHGAIFLVRDYDPAQNKNNVLDRVLQHKEAIISHLSWVSLFLGFHTLGLYVHNDVVVAFGTPEKQILIEPVFAQWIQAAHGKLLYGFDTLLSNPDSLAATAWPNHGDVWLPGWLEAINSNANSLFLTIGPGDFLVHHAIALGLHTTTLILVKGALDARGSKLMPDKKDFGYSFPCDGPGRGGTCDISAWDAFYLAMFWMLNTIGWITFYWHWKHLCVWQGNVAQFNESSTYLMGWFRDYLWLNSSQLINGYNPYGMNNLAVWAWMFLFGHLIWATGFMFLISWRGYWQELIETLVWAHERTPLANLVRWKDKPVALSIVQARLVGLAHFTVGYFVTYAAFLIASTSSKFG, from the coding sequence ATGGCAACCAAATTCCCAAAATTTAGCCAGGATCTCGCCGCTGATCCCACGACGCGGCGGATCTGGTACGGGATTGCCACAGCCCACGACTTTGAAAGCCACGATGGCATGACGGAAGAAAATCTTTATCAAAAGATTTTCGCGTCGCACTTCGGTCACCTGGCAATCATCTTCCTGTGGACTTCGGGCAACCTGTTCCATGTGGCCTGGCAAGGCAACTTTGAGCAGTGGGTGAAAGATCCCCTGAACGTCCGTCCGATCGCCCACGCGATTTGGGACCCGCACTTCGGCCAAGCCGCCGTTGATGCGTTTACCCAAGCGGGTGCGTCGGGCCCTGTGAACATCGCCTTCTCGGGTGTGTACCACTGGTGGTACACGATCGGGATGCGCACTGTGGGCGACCTGTACCAAGGCGCTGTGTTCCTGCTGGTGTTGGCGGCTTTGATGCTGTTTGCCGGTTGGCTGCACTTGCAACCCAAGTTCCGCCCCAGCCTCTCCTGGTTCAAGAACGCAGAATCGCGTCTGAACCACCACTTGGCGGGTCTGTTCGGCGTGTCGTCGCTGGCTTGGACGGGTCACTTGGTGCACGTGGCGATTCCTGAATCGCGCGGTGTGCATGTGGGTTGGGATAACTTCCTGTCGGTGGCTCCTCACCCGGCTGGTTTGGCTCCTTTCTTCACCGGTAACTGGGGCGTGTATGCCGAGAACCCCGATACGGCTGGCCATGTGTTTGGCACGGCTCAAGGGGCTGGCTCCGCAATCTTGACCTTCCTGGGCGGTTTCCACCCCCAAACGGAAGCCCTGTGGCTGACGGATATTGCTCACCACCACCTGGCGATCGCGGTGATCTTCATCGTCGCCGGTCACATGTACCGTACCAACTTTGGTATTGGTCACAGCATCAAGGAAATCTTGGAAGCGCACAAGCCACCTTCGGGCAAGCTGGGCGACGCTCACAAGGGTCTGTTTGATACGCTGAACAACTCGCTGCACTTCCAACTGGCTCTGGCCCTAGCTTCGCTGGGTGTTGTGACCTCGTTGGTGGCTCAGCACATGTATTCGATGCCGTCGTATGCCTTCATTGCGAAGGACTTCACGACTCAGGCTGCCCTGTTTACTCACCACGAGTACATTGCTGGCTTCCTGATGGTGGGTGCGTTTGCCCACGGCGCAATCTTCCTGGTGCGTGATTACGATCCCGCCCAGAACAAGAACAACGTGCTCGATCGCGTGCTTCAGCACAAAGAAGCGATCATCTCGCACCTGAGCTGGGTCTCGCTGTTCCTCGGTTTCCACACCTTGGGTCTGTACGTTCACAACGATGTGGTTGTGGCGTTCGGTACGCCTGAGAAGCAAATCCTGATCGAACCCGTTTTCGCTCAATGGATTCAAGCGGCTCACGGCAAACTGCTCTACGGCTTCGATACGCTGCTGTCGAACCCCGATAGCTTGGCGGCGACGGCTTGGCCGAACCATGGCGATGTGTGGCTGCCTGGTTGGTTGGAAGCAATCAACAGCAACGCTAACTCGCTGTTCCTGACGATCGGTCCTGGCGACTTCCTGGTTCACCATGCGATCGCTCTGGGTCTGCACACCACCACCTTGATTCTGGTGAAGGGTGCTTTGGATGCCCGTGGCTCCAAGCTGATGCCCGACAAGAAGGACTTTGGTTACAGCTTCCCTTGCGACGGTCCCGGCCGTGGCGGTACTTGCGACATCTCGGCTTGGGATGCGTTCTACCTGGCCATGTTCTGGATGCTGAACACGATCGGCTGGATCACGTTCTACTGGCACTGGAAGCACCTGTGCGTGTGGCAAGGCAATGTGGCTCAATTCAATGAGTCCTCGACTTACCTGATGGGCTGGTTCCGCGATTACCTGTGGCTGAATTCGTCGCAGTTGATCAACGGCTACAACCCCTATGGCATGAATAACCTCGCTGTTTGGGCTTGGATGTTCCTGTTCGGTCACCTGATCTGGGCAACGGGCTTCATGTTCCTGATTAGCTGGCGCGGTTACTGGCAAGAATTGATCGAAACCCTGGTTTGGGCGCATGAGCGCACTCCGCTGGCGAACCTGGTTCGCTGGAAGGACAAGCCGGTGGCCCTGTCGATCGTGCAAGCTCGTTTGGTTGGTTTGGCCCACTTCACCGTTGGCTACTTCGTGACCTACGCAGCCTTCTTGATCGCCTCGACTTCGAGCAAGTTCGGCTAA